The following are encoded together in the Glycine max cultivar Williams 82 chromosome 8, Glycine_max_v4.0, whole genome shotgun sequence genome:
- the LOC100815834 gene encoding chaperone protein dnaJ GFA2, mitochondrial: MLRSNGFRLLRSLPEKLLRHANEPIYDGVCQRGYRTLSSGLCNPSRVIGNFSPNVGNGVNLKNLLLFGAADTYWGTSRSVHGSASLARDYYEVLGVSKNASSSEIKKAYYGLAKKLHPDTNKDDPKAEKKFQEVSMAYEVLKDEEKRQQYDQVGHDVYVNQESTSGFGGNSGFNPFEQMFRDHDFVKNFFHQNIGGEDVKTFIELSFMEAVRGCNKTITFETEVLCNTCGGSGVPPGTRPETCRRCKGSGVTFVQTGIFRMESTCGTCKGTGKIVSNFCKSCKGTKVIKGTKSVKLDIMAGIDNNETIKVYRSGGADPDGDNPGDLYVTIKVREDPVFRREGSNIHVDAVLSITQAILGGTIQVPTLTGDVVLKIRPGTQPGQKVVLKKKGIKTKNSYTFGDQYVHFNVSIPNNLTERQRELIEEFAKEEQGDFDKQRVASASG, from the exons ATGCTTCGCTCCAATGGCTTTAGGCTCCTTCGATCGCTGCCCGAAAAACTCCTCCGCCACGCCAACGAACCC ATATATGATGGAGTGTGCCAAAGGGGTTATAGGACATTGAGTTCTGGTCTTTGTAATCCATCCAGAGTTATTGGGAATTTTTCTCCAAATG TTGGAAATGGTGTTAATTTGAAGAACTTGTTGCTTTTTGGAGCCGCGGATACATATTGGGGGACATCTAGATCCGTTCATGGGTCAG CATCATTGGCAAGGGACTATTACGAAGTGCTTGGTGTGAGTAAGAATGCTAGTTCTTCTGAAATAAAGAAAGCATACTATGGG CTTGCAAAGAAGCTCCATCCAGACACAAACAAAGATGATCCTAAGGCTGAAAAGAAGTTTCAAGAAGTTTCAATGGCATATGAG GTTTTGAAGGATGAGGAAAAACGTCAACAGTATGATCAG GTTGGCCATGATGTGTATGTAAACCAAGAAAGCACCAGTGGTTTTGGAGGCAACAGTGGCTTTAATCCATTTGAGCAGATGTTCCGTGATCAT GATTTTGTCAAGAACTTTTTTCATCAGAATATTGGTGGAGAGGATGTCAAG ACTTTCATTGAACTATCTTTTATGGAAGCTGTCCGGGGATGCAACAAAACTATTACATTTGAAACAGAAGTGCTTTGTAACACCTGTG GTGGGAGTGGTGTGCCTCCTGGTACAAGACCTGAAACCTGTAGGCGCTGTAAAGGGTCAGGAGTG ACATTTGTACAAACTGGCATATTTAGGATGGAGAGTACTTGTGGTACATGTAAGGGAACTGGCAAAATTGTATCG AATTTCTGCAAGTCATGCAAAGGTACAAAGGTTATCAAAGGAACGAAATCTGTCAAATTGGATATTATGGCTG GgattgacaacaatgaaactATAAAGGTTTATAGAAGTGGTGGTGCAGATCCTGATGGAGATAATCCTGGTGATCTTTATGTTACCATCAAG GTCAGGGAAGATCCTGTCTTCCGTAGAGAAGGATCTAATATTCATGTAGATGCTGTCTTAAGTATCACTCAG GCTATTTTGGGCGGAACCATTCAGGTCCCAACTCTTACTGGAGATGTTGTTCTTAAG ATTCGTCCTGGCACCCAACCTGGTCAGAAGGTGGTTCTGAAAAAGAAAG GGATCAAGACTAAAAATTCTTACACATTTGGGGATCAATATGTTCATTTTAACGTCAGCATTCCAAA CAATCTGACAGAGAGACAGCGGGAATTGATTGAAGAGTTTGCCAAGGAAGAGCAAGGAGATTTTGATAAACAGAGAGTTGCATCTGCTTCTGGTTGA
- the LOC102662037 gene encoding protein LIM1: protein MHSNSRIKFSSYKAVSLLWILLIMAGLVAQVQSNPCTSTFFSALVQLIPCRAAVAPFSPIPPNDACCNALKGLGQPCLCVLVNGPPISGVDRNMASQLPEKCTANFDPCEIM, encoded by the exons ATGCACAGCAATTCAAGGATAAAGTTTTCTAGTTACAAGGCAGTGTcattgttgtggattttgttgaTCATGGCAGGGTTAGTTGCACAAGTTCAAAGCAATCCTTGCACAAGCACATTCTTCTCTGCACTAGTGCAACTCATTCCTTGTAGGGCAGCAGTTGCTCCTTTTAGCCCTATTCCCCCAAATGATGCTTGTTGCAATGCCCTAAAGGGACTAGGGCAGCCATGTTTGTGTGTCCTTGTTAATGGCCCTCCAATTTCTGGGGTAGACCGTAACATGGCCTCTCAGCTCCCAGAAAAGTGCACAGCTAACTTTGATCCAT GTGAAATCATGTGA